The genomic window GACAAATCAACTCTAATTCACTCATCTGCCACGCCTTCCATGCTTCTTTTCATCGTTTTGCTGCCACAAATCATTCtcaccttctctctctctctctctaatcctTCAATTTCAATACAATTctgagtttctttttcttttttcttttttctttttttctttttaaatcgattcccaaatcacaaaagttacacAACAGAAACAGTTACACAGACACCCAACCCGTTTCAGATTCCCCCCAATTCTCATACAATCTCTTCCTTTTCGCATCTTTACCCCCCTTTCGACATCGTTTTCCATTTCTTTATCCCCCTTTTCCACAACTCTTAAATCATTCGCGCTTGCATTTCTGTTTCCTGGATTCTTCATCACCCTGAAAAAAATAACAGTAACCTCGATACAGTGTTGGGTTTTCCAATTCAGGGCATTTTGGGTTCTGGGTCTTAGGTTAGTTTCTGATCGGGGAAGTTTCCGCGTGGTGGGTTTGTGATCACTTTGCAAAGTTTGTtcttttagggtttttaatttgaTTGAGTTTGGGGGAATATGGAATCGAGTCGAAGAGCTGTGGAGTCATATTGGAGGTCGAGGTTGATCGATTCAGCTACTTCGGATGAAGATAAGGTCACTCCGGTTTACAAATTGGAGGAAATCTGCGATCTTTTGAGGACATCGCATGTTAGTATTGTGAAGGAGCTTTCAGAGTTTGTGTTGAAGAGACTCGATCATAAGAGCCCAATTGTGAAACAGAAGGTAtacacaaaagaaagaaaaattggtATTGTTACTGGTTTTCCGTGGTTATGTTTTAGTTGGACGAGGTGGATCTGGCTGGTTCAAAGTTTGAATATTTATTGTTTGGGGTGAATATTTTTGTTTCGAAAAGCAGTTTTTTTTATCAAAGCCATTGCACATGTTAGATAATGATTTAGGGTACCTAACAGGTTAATAGATGAACTTGATAGACTCTGCCTACGAATCTCTTATTAGCTTAAATTAAATTGGCTAGGGAATGTGTACAATTTTTGTTGCTGATTGAGTAATGTGATTGTGAATATTTAGGCATTATTGTTAGGATGTGCTTTTTGCTGCTTTAGGTTTCTATACTGCAATCCACTGATCTATATATGTTGTGCTTGTGAGGTGAGCGATGTCCATCTTTTGCTTCCAATACTAAATTATCCTTAAAACGGTAAATCCTAATATGAGTTGTTCTAGTTGTCCTTGAAATTGTGTTATTCTGTAATGTGGTTATGTGTTCTAAGTTCTAACTTCTAGTTTACAGGAACTTGACTAAGGGATATGAAAGAAAGGATTATAATGTTTCTGTTGTTAGATACTTTGATGATAGGCTCGTTATTTGTATAAAGTCAGTTATGTGTACTcagttcattttcttttccatTATTGTTGGCAGGCTTTAAGATTGATAAAGTATTGTGTTGGAAAATCTGGTGTAGAGTTTAGAAGGGAAATGCAGAGACATTCGGTGGCAGTTCGTCAATTGTTTCATTACAAGGGACAGTTGGATCCTTTGAAAGGTGATGCACTAAATAAGGCTGTGCGAGACACGGCTCATGAGGCTATCTCTGCCATCTTTTCAGAAGAAAATAAGCCAGTGGCAGCGCCTACTGAAGATATTAACAGGCGAATACAAGGGTTTGGGAATACAAACTATGAACCACCATCAGAAGATAAGAAATCTTTTATTAGTGAGGTAGTCGGTATTGGAAGTGCATCAATTAAGCAAGGACTTAGTAGCTTAACACAGGGACATTCACTAATGAAGAATGATACTGgaagctacaggagtccaaatctTCGAAGGTCATTGACCATAGAAGAAGAACGTGGTGAGAGATATGAACCGGTTAAATACCGAAATGAAAATCAGAGTAGTTTTGAGCTTCCAAAGTCCAGTGGTCCTTGGAGTCAGGATTCAAGGGTAACTAAGACGGAAACATCAAATGGTGATTCTGGTGCAAGTTATTCGGAAGGTAAGACAAGGGAGGATAGGTTGCTGGAGACAATTGTAACTTCAGGGGGTATTCGGCTACAACCCACTCGAGATGCTATTCAAGTTTTTCTAACAGAGGCTGCCAAGTTGGATGCTGTGGCTTTATGTCATGCCCTTGAACCAAAGCTTCAATCTCCCATGTGGCAGGCATGTCTTCGATGTTAATGTTTCTACAACAATATGAAGTCACTGATCAAAAGTCCATATCAATTACAAAGGAATGCACATaattatatacatttttttaaaaaaggctTCACATAAACTAATGATTCATTTATTGGTTTTGTTGTTTTTGTCATCTTATTGGAgtaaatatttgaaaatttttctgcATATTAACCTATATGTTATTTAGCTTATTATGAGAATATTATTTTCAGGTTCGCATGAAAGCTGTTTGCGTGCTCGAAGCCATGCttagaaagaaggatgatgatcatttttcagttgttttttctTACTTCACTGAAAATAGTGATGCAGTGGTGAAATGTTCAGAATCTCCCCAATCTTCTTTGAGGGAAAAGGCAGTCAGGGTAACTTTATAACCAAAATCTGAAAGAAAATTATCACATGAAATCATGAAATTTCATcttattcattacattttaatattGGTCAAGCCTCATCCCCCCTCCCCTTCTCTCTTAAGGTTTGAAAATTTTGGCTTGTGTGGCACTGGAGATTCTAGCAGAATTTGTAGGATATGGCAGGATGCTAGTTGATAAATTGAATCTAAATTGCGAAGCACCCTAGATAATTGATATTTTCATTTATTGTTGTTTATGGAAGTATGGATATTGACATACTTTTGACGCATGTTTTATGCATTTCATACCCTTGTAATTTCAGTTCTCTTTTTCTTAGTCACTTACACAAGAAATAAATTATCTCATATGCCGGTAACCGAGTGTCATTTGTAATTTTCTCTTgaataacactaatgattatagcCAATGTCAGCAGAAAAGTCTAAGATCAAcctttctaatttaatttagtaCATTGCCCTTTGTCCCTTGATTGACAGGTTATTGGGCTTCTAGGTGTAGGCCACTCAAATAGCTTTGGTATTAATTCAGAGAAGGCCGTGAAGACAGAAAGTACTACTGCTGTTGAGTTGCCTGACTTGATTGACACTGGAGATTCAAATGATAATCTCGAAATGGAGAATACTACAAAGAATGTGCTTGATCAGAATATAGAAAATTTGACATCATCCAGACCTCCTCTCGTTGATGATTTATTTGGAGATTTTAGTGGTTCTGTTGGAGCTACTAATGAACCAAAAAATGATGACGACCCTTTTGCTGGTGTATCATTTCATACAAGTgagaagaaagaacatgcagctgATCTCTTTTCCGGGATGGATGTTGGTGGTGATAAACCAGTTGATCATGGAAGTCGTGGACAGACAAGTAGGAGTGATCCCCAACCCTTTGACCTCTTTGCTTCCAATCCCGAGCAAACAAATCATAAAGAATTTGTTGGTGATTTAATGGGTGGCTTGTCATTAGAGGAAAATACCTCAAGTTCAAATCATAAACCATCTCCCCCTGCGACAACAATGCAATCGGAATCTTTATTTTCGGGTTTAAATAGTCAGGTTCCAGATAATAATTTAGGTGGCATGTTGGGTTCTCAGACAGTTGGGTTCAATGTAAATCCCATGTTTCCTACGGGTCAGCTGCCTTATGGTGTGCAACCCGGTATGATGTTGAACCACCCGTATGCTTCTCAGCCCTTTAATTATGGTGCCATGGGGACTCTCTTGGCTCAGCAGCAACTCCTTGCAACAATGGCTAATTTCCAACACCTTAATAATGCCAACATGCAAAATGCTAGTGCTGCTCAAATGACTGGACCCAATGGAAGTACACCTCTTCCCGATATATTTCAACCAAATT from Arachis ipaensis cultivar K30076 chromosome B09, Araip1.1, whole genome shotgun sequence includes these protein-coding regions:
- the LOC107617951 gene encoding VHS domain-containing protein At3g16270 produces the protein MESSRRAVESYWRSRLIDSATSDEDKVTPVYKLEEICDLLRTSHVSIVKELSEFVLKRLDHKSPIVKQKALRLIKYCVGKSGVEFRREMQRHSVAVRQLFHYKGQLDPLKGDALNKAVRDTAHEAISAIFSEENKPVAAPTEDINRRIQGFGNTNYEPPSEDKKSFISEVVGIGSASIKQGLSSLTQGHSLMKNDTGSYRSPNLRRSLTIEEERGERYEPVKYRNENQSSFELPKSSGPWSQDSRVTKTETSNGDSGASYSEGKTREDRLLETIVTSGGIRLQPTRDAIQVFLTEAAKLDAVALCHALEPKLQSPMWQVRMKAVCVLEAMLRKKDDDHFSVVFSYFTENSDAVVKCSESPQSSLREKAVRVIGLLGVGHSNSFGINSEKAVKTESTTAVELPDLIDTGDSNDNLEMENTTKNVLDQNIENLTSSRPPLVDDLFGDFSGSVGATNEPKNDDDPFAGVSFHTSEKKEHAADLFSGMDVGGDKPVDHGSRGQTSRSDPQPFDLFASNPEQTNHKEFVGDLMGGLSLEENTSSSNHKPSPPATTMQSESLFSGLNSQVPDNNLGGMLGSQTVGFNVNPMFPTGQLPYGVQPGMMLNHPYASQPFNYGAMGTLLAQQQLLATMANFQHLNNANMQNASAAQMTGPNGSTPLPDIFQPNFSNQPPTSLMNNSKKEDTKAFDFISDHIASARDSRRVI